In the genome of Oscillospiraceae bacterium, the window TTACCTGGACGGGAATAATAAATACCGTGTTTTTTACATACGGTCTGAATATATTTATGGTCGTCAGCATTCATAAAACCGCTTTGCAGAGTATTATGGTCGATATAAGCAACGCTTTTTTCTGTTTTTACTCTGTCAACCCCCATAGCTTCAAACTGCAGATACGCCATAGTTCCCGTAGCGTCCTGAGTAAGAGTCTGGTCGATTTTTAATGCGATAGGCTCACCTGCAACAGCCTTTCCGCTGACAAGATGTGCCTCTATAATTTTTTGTGCAATATTCTTTGCCAAGAGCTTTTCCTCCTTAGTAATACATATACTAAATATAATATAATATTGTTAATTAATTGTCAAGAAAAAAAGTACTGGAAAACGAGCTATATATATGATATAATAGGATAGAATAAACAATCCGAAAGGAAATGAATTTATTATGGCGGCAAAGAAAAAAACAGCTTCCAAGAAAAAGGACGTTCAAAGTAAAGAGCGTACCCCTCTTGCAAATCAGATACTTACAGTTGTTCTTTTTGTAGTGGGAATTTTCTTGTTAATTTCTTTTTTATTTGATATAACAGGTGTTGCAGGACGCTTTATTTCAAACTTTTTTAAAGGCTTTTTAGGTACTGCGGCATATTTTTTACCCTTCTTTTTGTTTTTCCTTGCAATAAGAAACAGTAAAAGCGCCATTAAGTTTGAATTTTCTATAAAGCTTTGGTCGGGCATTGTATTTCTTGTTAATTTCTCTGCCCTTATGCTGATAATTTCGAATTTCAAGCCGGAAACACAGGGAATAAACAACGTTATAGGCGAAATGTTCTCTCACGGTACTGCAAATATTATTTCAGGCGGTCTTATAGGCTCCGCTTTGGGACTTGGTATGAGATCCTTACTTGACGTTGTTGGCTCGTTAATTGTAATTATTCTTCTTTTGCTTATTTCCTTTATGCTTTTGACAGGTATTACCGCAAGGCAGATTTACAAATTCTTCATTCCCTTTAAAATGAAAGATGTTGCAAAGGCAGTAGGTGAAAAAATAGTTTCAGAAGAGGAAGAAGAAAAAGCTCCCAAGAGTAAGAAAAAAGAGCCTGTTATTGATATTCCCGTTGATGAGCCGAGAAAAATTGACGATGAGCAGGTTGATAATATAATGAAAACTCTCTCCGAAGGCTCTGAAAGCATAGAGAATGAGCAAGAACTTTCCGAAACAGAAGCAGTTATTCCTCCCAAAGAGGAAGAAAAAGAGCCTGTGGAAACTGAGGAGTTTGACATTGAGGAGGAGAAAAAGGAAGCTCCCAAGAAAAGCTCAGAGGGCTATACCTTCCCTCCTATAACCTTATTAAAGCAAGACGTAGGAGCTTCTCCTGCAGCAGATGTTTCAGACGAGCTTAAGCAAAACGGCAAAAAGCTTATTGATACTCTTAAAAGCTTCGGTGTTGATGCAAGCATAGTAAATATAAGCAGAGGTCCGTCAGTAACCCGCTATGAAATTGCCCCCGGTGTAGGCGTAAAAATAAGTAAAATTGCAAATCTTGCTGACGATATAGCTTTAAATCTTGCGGCTATGGGAGTAAGAATTGAAGCTCCTATTCCGGGAAAAGCGGCTATAGGTATTGAAATTCCAAATAATAATATAAGCTCTGTTTTCATTCGTGATATTTTAGCAAGCCGTGAATTCAGAGAAGCAAAATCAAATCTTTCTGTTTGCTTAGGTAAAGACATAACAGGAAACCATATTATAACCGACCTTTCAAAAATGCCTCACCTTCTTGTTGCAGGTGCTACAGGCTCAGGTAAATCAGTTTGTATTAACTCAATAATTATTTCTCTTCTTTATAAGTCATCACCCGAACAGGTAAAGCTTTTGATGATTGACCCTAAGGTTGTTGAGCTTAAGATTTATAACTCTATTCCTCATTTGCTTATCCCTGTGGTTACAGACCCTAAAAAAGCCGCAGGCGCACTTAACTGGGCTGTCGTTGAAATGCTTGACCGTTATAAAAAGTTTGCTGAGCAAAATGTACGTGACATTACAGGCTACAACGAAAATGCGAAGGTTGACGAGAATTTAGAAACTATGCCGCATATTGTAGTTATTATAGACGAGCTTGCAGATTTGATGATGGCGGCTCCCAACGAGGTTGAGGACTCTATTTGCAGACTTGCTCAGATGGCGAGAGCTGCGGGAATGCACCTTGTTATTGCTACTCAGAGACCGTCGACAGACGTTATTACCGGAACTATTAAAGCAAATGTTCCTTCAAGAATTTCCTTTAAGGTTTCTTCTCAGGTTGACTCAAGAATTATTCTTGATGTGGCAGGCGCAGAAAAGCTTTTAGGCCGGGGAGATATGCTCTTCTGTCCTGTAGGACAAAGCAAGCCCACACGTATACAGGGCTGTTTTGTAAGCGATAAAGAGGTTGAAGCGGTAACCGACTTTGTTTCGGGAAGCGCAGACGTTACATATGACGATTCTATTATTGAGCATATTGAAACAAAGGCTGCCGAGGCTGAGCAGAAAAACAAGAAGGTTCTTGACGATAATGCTTCCGACGAGGACGAAATGCTTCCGGCTGCTATTGAGGTTGTAGTGGAAGCGGGAATGGCTTCGGTTTCATTGCTTCAAAGAAAGCTTAAGCTTGGCTATGCAAGAGCCGCAAGAATAGTTGACCAATTAGAGCAAAAAGGAATTGTAGGTCCCTACGAAGGCGCAAAGCCCCGTCAGGTTTTAATTTCTAAGGTTCAGTATCAGGAAATGCTTATGAACACCGAAAAAAGCGAAGAATAAATTTAAAATTAAAAACCAAACAACCGTTATTCTGATTTTGAATAACGGTTGTTTTTTGTCGTTAAACAGCGTTTAACGAGGGTGAATTTGATAATAATTTAAATTTACCCGCCTTAACTTGACATTAACTAAGTATTCTGCTATAATGACTATGTGGATGTCGAAATAGGGCAAAGCCTTATTTCGACTGCGAATTTTGAATTCGCAAACAATTACCAACGGTAATTGAACATATTCATTGAAATGATATCGAAGTTGCAAAATAACATTTTAAGATGTTTTTTGCAACATAGAGCCGATTTTCATCGGCTTTGTCGAGAAATTGGGTCAATTTCTCGACATTCGATAATCATTATAATGATTATAGTTAGTCGAAACATCTGTGTTTCGACACAAAATCTTCGATTTTGAAACAACTTTTATAAGAAAGGAGAATTGATGATGAATAAAAAAATTTACACAAGACAATATTATATTGAAAAAATTCGCGGTTTTTACCATAGTGATCTTATTAAAGTTATTACAGGTATACGTCGTTGCGGAAAATCTTTTTTTCTGCTTTCGGTTATGGAAGAACTAAAAAAAGAGGGTGTTGCCGAAAAGGATATTATATATTTAAACCTTGATAAGCGAGGTTACAGAAAAATCAAAACTCCTGATGCTTTAGAAGCAGCAATTGAAGCTCTTATTACCGATGATGATTTTAAATATCTGTTTATAGATGAAGTTCAGAATGTTGATGGCTTTGAGGAAGTTGTCAATGGTTTCAGAGAAGATGGAAACTTTTCTATCTTTATTACAGGCTCAAACTCCTATTTGCTCAGCGGTGAGCTTTCTACTAAGCTTACGGGACGATATATTGAAGTTGAAATGTTCACTTTGAACTTTCGTGAGTTTTTGGAAATGAAAAAATTTCTCAAAAAAGACGTTAAGGATAACAAATTCGAAGAATTGAACGAATATCTTCGTTTTGGCGGTTTTCCTAAAACTCTTGAATTTGATAACCCTGCCGATAAAGATACCTATATTACCGATGTTATAGAGCAAATCCTTGAAAAAGACGTAATTAAGCATAGGAAAATCAGAAATCCTGCGGTATTTGATAAGGTTATGACTTATATTATCAATAATTTCGGTGCTACTGTAAGTCTTTCAAGTATAACAGAATACTTTGACAAGCAGGAGCATATCAAAATCCGTAGCGAAACTCTAAACAATTATTTAAAAATACTTGAAAATGCAAAAATAATTTATAAATGTCCTCGCTTTGATGTTAAATCAAAAAAATCACTTCGCGGCGAACAAAAATATTATCTTGCTGATCTTGGTATTTATTTTTCCCGTAACGTAGATGCAAGAATAAATTACGGTCCGATACTTGAAAATATAATTTATACTTATCTTTGTACAAAAAATTATAAAATAAGCGTGGGACGTATCGGAAAGTTAGAGTGCGATTTTATTACAAGAATTAACGATGAATACCGCTATATTCAAGTAGCTATGACAATTATGAGTCAGGAAACCGAGGAACGAGAATATAAACCTTTCAGCATAATTCATGATAACTATCCTAAGTATGTCATTACCCTTGATTCTCTTTTGCAAAAACGTGATGGAGTAATACACAAAAATCTGATTGACTTTATTTCCAATGACGAAAATCTTTAACTAAAAAGTTCAGGAAATTTATGATGCTTATTCTAAAGGACAGATAATGTTTTACATTTTCTGTCCTCTTTTTTTGACTATAATGACTATCGAGCAAAATGAAATTTTATTTGCGTAAAGCCGATAAAATCGTTCGTTGAAACGCTTCTAAGTGTTTCATAAACTACAATCATTATTACTGAATTTGTTGTAACAAAAGCGATAGGCTTGCTTTTTGCCTATATGCAGACTAACATCTGCTCGATATTTTTTACTATCGTAAAATCGATATGTTTAAGCATAGCTCAAACTCGATATGATATAAATCTCATCAGAGATTTATATCACTGCGTTGTACAACAACGCAAAAAATAAGGCTATGCATTTCTGCATAGCCTTATGTTAATTACATTTTATTCAAATAACCGAGGTTATTCAGTTATTCTGAATGTGTAAAGAGGTAATTTCTTACCATTTAAATGTATATGTGCCTGTGCCTACAGCATCGTAAGCACCGTTGTTTCCAACGGACTTAGCATATACGTTGATTGTATATGTTCTAGCCTTATCAACAACAAAGTCAAATGATGTTGCTGTTGAGTATACGCTCTTGATGTTCTTGTTGCTGTAGTTATCATAGATTTCGAAGCTGTACTCAAGACCCTCTACAGGATTTGTAACAGCGATTGTGGATGTAGCACCAGCTACGCCACCTGTGATAGCGAATGTAGGCTCAGTTGCGGAAACGTTACCAACGTTAACCTTTACTATTTCAAGAACTTCGAAAGCACCAGCGCCTTCAGCTCTTGCATAGCAGTAGATTTCATAGATACCGTTTCTAGCAGGAGTCCAATCCCAAGTATTGTCAGCACTCCAGTTCTGAACTACTACGTACTTGTCAGCCTCACGGCGAACAAACAAGTATTCAGTTGCATTTACAGCTTCAATTGTTGCTGTGTATGTTGTATCAACAGTTGCAGCAGCGTCTAAGCCTGTAACAGCAGTAATATCTACGTTGTTTTCAGCTCTCATAATTCTGATTCTTCTGTAAACAGAATCAACAATTGCGCCGTTAGCATCTTTGATATCTGTGTATACGTTGTATACGCCGGGTTTAGCAAATACAAGAGCATCTGTAGATGTTGAGTATTTAGCATCGCCAAATTCACCAATAGCTCTTGAAATTGTTGTTGTGCCGTCACCGTTTACAATTCCGGGAATTGTAAGAGTGATTTCTTCGCCGGCTTTATTTCCGGAAAGACCTAATGCAGTGCCGTCAAAGTAAGCTTTTTCAGCAGCAGCAACGTCAACTATTGTATAGTTAACTCTCTTTGTTGCAACGTTGTAATCTTCTTCACCAACAACTGCAACAGTGATGTCAGCAACATATGTGCCGGCTCTTGTTGCATGTGCAGTAGCAGTGAAGCTACCGTTAGCAGCAACTTGACCTGTAACAGTCTCATAGCTGTCAGAGAAGTATACTGTGTAAGCAGCTGTCTTACCTTCGGGAACGATAACATCACCCTTAATCAATGCAGTTTCGTTAAGGTTAGTTGCACCAACTTGAATATCGCCAAGTGAAATCTGTCCTAATTCAGCAAGAGTCTTGTTGTATGTAGGAGCTTCAACTGTTCCGATTTCAGCATCTTCTGCAAGAACTTCAATCTGGAAGGGATCGCAAGGATTCTCAACAACGATATCAAATGTTGTCTCTGTGCCAAATGCCTTAACTAATGTCCAGCCATAAGCAGCATCCTTAGCGTATGCCTTGTAGCTTGCGCCTTCAGTTGTGTTGTTAAGAGTTACGGAATATACGTAACCAGCATCTGTCTTGTCTTTTAAAGCAACGTCAGCACCTAAAGCAGGAGCTTCAGCAGCCTCTGTGATTGTCAAAGACTCAATAGCAGGAACTGCTATATTGTTAGCCTGAGCACGTAATTGGTTATCGGAAACACCGGTGAAAACTTTTGCTTTCAAAATGTGAGCACCTGTGTACTCAACATCTCTTGCATAAGAGAAAGTTAATTCTTCAACATCAGCAATTCCTTCTTTTACTGTGAATGTGAAAGAACCTAAATTAGCGCCATCCTCAGCATAAGGAAATCTTGCAGTGTTTGATGCTGTTGCAAAAATATTCTTTATACGTAAGTCAGAAGCAGCTGTCTTAATGTTATAATATGTTTTAGTTGTAGCATAATCAGAGCAATAGAAATCAGGAATCTCATCAATACCTGTATTTGACATATTGTTTGTATAAAGAGTTGTTTCTAAAGCAGACTGATTATAGTCTATATAAGTACAAATCTGTGCAAACTTAGTAGGTGCATTTGTTTCATTGTATCCGCTCAATTTCTGATAAAGTTTTACTGTATCGCCAGCTTCAAGAGTTTTAATATCTGTTACTAAAACTTCGCCGTCACCTGTAACTTCATACAGTTCAAAGCTCAAAGTAACTTCTCCAGCAGCAGCGGATACACCTACAGCAAAAGTAGTTGTTAAAGCAAACAACATACTTACTGCTAATACAATGGAAATAATCTTTCTCATTATAAAAGTATCCTCCTTTTAAAAATTAATAAGCTAAACCTAAGCTATCAAGAATACCAAGGTCAACTAAAAGGGTTTCATAATCATAACCTAATTCAGCATCCAAGAAGTTCTCAGCAGCCATATTTAAATAAGCGTCATCTGCGCCCATTACAATTTCACCGTCTAAGTCTAACTCGATTGCTTCAAATAGGCAGTTATAAAGCACTTCATTTTCAGGGTCAAGACCAAGGTCTGAATAGAATGTATCAAAATCCATACCTAATTCAGGATCCAAAGCGTTTTCGGCAATCATATTTACGTAAGCATCGTCTGCACCCATAATAACATCGCCGTCACCGTCAAGGTCACCGTATACTACTACATAGTATACATTTCCGTTAACTTCAACAGTTGAACCTGTTCCTATGTATGAACCAGCTTCAGCAATATCTGTACCGTAAACATCTGTAAAGATTGCATCTGCAGCAGCGGGAACTTCAGCAATAAAGTCCTCAACTGTTGTCATAGGTCTTACAGCTTTGATTGTGAAGTTATCGTTATCAATAGCATATAAGCCGTTTACAGACTCTAAGCCTGTAGGAGCAGGAGCAGCGATTGTTGCAGCTGCATTAACAGAACCTGTAGCAGCGATTGCAACAAGATCTGTACCTACGAAAGTTGTGCCTTCGTCGTTGATAGCAACAACGTTTTCAACAACTGTTTCTTCAGCAACTTCTTTAGCAACAAGTTTAATTGTAGCTATTTCAGTTGTGCCCTTTGCAAGAGTTTCAGCAGTATTTTCAGCTGCGTCAACACCGTCAAAGAGGATAACGAGTTTGCCTGTTTCAGCATTGTAGTAACCTGCTGCTTTGCCTGCAAGAGCATCAGCAAATACGATGTCCTGATAAGCTTCTACTTCGCCTTCGGGGTCTACTACTTCGTTGATTGCAAAGTTTGCATCAACATCAAGAGTAATCATAAATCCGTCAACGATAGGAGCATTAGCATCGTAATTAGCAAGGTTGATTACGATTTCATAAAGGTCGCCTGCGTTTAATTCAGCAGTAGCACCTGTTACTGAGAACTCAAGACCTGTAAAAGGAACT includes:
- a CDS encoding DNA translocase FtsK, with product MAAKKKTASKKKDVQSKERTPLANQILTVVLFVVGIFLLISFLFDITGVAGRFISNFFKGFLGTAAYFLPFFLFFLAIRNSKSAIKFEFSIKLWSGIVFLVNFSALMLIISNFKPETQGINNVIGEMFSHGTANIISGGLIGSALGLGMRSLLDVVGSLIVIILLLLISFMLLTGITARQIYKFFIPFKMKDVAKAVGEKIVSEEEEEKAPKSKKKEPVIDIPVDEPRKIDDEQVDNIMKTLSEGSESIENEQELSETEAVIPPKEEEKEPVETEEFDIEEEKKEAPKKSSEGYTFPPITLLKQDVGASPAADVSDELKQNGKKLIDTLKSFGVDASIVNISRGPSVTRYEIAPGVGVKISKIANLADDIALNLAAMGVRIEAPIPGKAAIGIEIPNNNISSVFIRDILASREFREAKSNLSVCLGKDITGNHIITDLSKMPHLLVAGATGSGKSVCINSIIISLLYKSSPEQVKLLMIDPKVVELKIYNSIPHLLIPVVTDPKKAAGALNWAVVEMLDRYKKFAEQNVRDITGYNENAKVDENLETMPHIVVIIDELADLMMAAPNEVEDSICRLAQMARAAGMHLVIATQRPSTDVITGTIKANVPSRISFKVSSQVDSRIILDVAGAEKLLGRGDMLFCPVGQSKPTRIQGCFVSDKEVEAVTDFVSGSADVTYDDSIIEHIETKAAEAEQKNKKVLDDNASDEDEMLPAAIEVVVEAGMASVSLLQRKLKLGYARAARIVDQLEQKGIVGPYEGAKPRQVLISKVQYQEMLMNTEKSEE
- a CDS encoding ATP-binding protein, which codes for MNKKIYTRQYYIEKIRGFYHSDLIKVITGIRRCGKSFFLLSVMEELKKEGVAEKDIIYLNLDKRGYRKIKTPDALEAAIEALITDDDFKYLFIDEVQNVDGFEEVVNGFREDGNFSIFITGSNSYLLSGELSTKLTGRYIEVEMFTLNFREFLEMKKFLKKDVKDNKFEELNEYLRFGGFPKTLEFDNPADKDTYITDVIEQILEKDVIKHRKIRNPAVFDKVMTYIINNFGATVSLSSITEYFDKQEHIKIRSETLNNYLKILENAKIIYKCPRFDVKSKKSLRGEQKYYLADLGIYFSRNVDARINYGPILENIIYTYLCTKNYKISVGRIGKLECDFITRINDEYRYIQVAMTIMSQETEEREYKPFSIIHDNYPKYVITLDSLLQKRDGVIHKNLIDFISNDENL